The Streptomyces sp. ALI-76-A nucleotide sequence CATCGCTCATCCACGCCGGCCTTGTACCCCGGCTGCGCGAGCGTGGGGACTACAGCATCGCCTCGCTGGTCCCGGAGCCGGCTCTGGGAGCGGAACTCATGCTTGCTTCCGCCCTGCTGCCCCTGCTCAACACGCCGGACGACGTGATCAAGCCGCTCGACCGACTCGAACAGGTCGAACGGCTCGCCGGACGACTGCGGGAGGGGGCGACCGCTCCGGTCGTCCGGGAGTTGCTCACCCGCTCCGGGACGGCCCAGCTCGCCCTGATCGTAGATCAGTTCGAGATGTTGTTCCGCTGCTCGCCCGACGCGGCCGATGCCTTGGTCGACCAGTTGGTGGTGATGACCGGATGGCGCACCGCGGACGGCGGACCGTTGGTGCGGCTGGTCTTCGCCCTGCGACTGGACTTCCTCAAGGCCATGCAGCGCTTCCCTGTTCTGGGGCGGGTGTGCGAGGCGGCGCCGGTCCTCGTCGACCGTCTGGCCGAAGACCAGCTCCGTGAGGTGGTGCTGTCCCCGATCGCCTCACTGCACGGGGCCGTGCGTTTCGAGGAACTGCTCGCCGAGCGGTTGCTCTCGGACGCGGGCCGCAGCCCCGGCGCGCTGCCTCTGCTCGAGTTCACCCTCACCCTGCTGTGGGAGCAACAGCGTCAGGGTGTCCTCGGGCACGCCGCCTACGAGGAGATCGGCCGCGTCGCCGGCGCCCTCGCGTCGCATGCCGAGCGCGTCGTCAAGGAACGGCTGGGTGACGTGCGTGACGAGGTGCGGCGACTGTTCGTACAGCTTGTTCGCCCAGGGGACGGAGGTCTCGACAACCCGGTCGACACCGGGCGCGTCGCACGCCGCACGGAGCTGCACCCCGCCTGCTGGGAGGCCGCGCAACTACTGGCCGTACAGCGGCTGGTGCACCTCGATCGCGCGTCCGACGGCGTGGAGACGGTCGCGCTCGCCCATGAAGCGCTGCTGGAGCACTGGCCTGCGCTGCGTTCCTGGGTCGACGCCGACCGCGGCTTCCGGAACTGGCAGGAACACGTGCGCGAGCGCGTCGCTCGCTGGGAGCACAGCGGCCGCGAACACGCCCTGTTGATGCGCGGTTCCGAACTCAGGCACGCGCGGGAGCACCTGCGCGGCCGGCCGGACGACATCTCCGGGAGCGAACGCGCATACCTCGGCGCGAGCCAGGAGTGGCGTCGGCGCCGGAGGTTACGCAGAGCCGTCGCCGCGGCGGCGGTCACGGCGGTGATGGCGACCCTGGCCGGCATCGGAGCGCACTCGGTACGTGGCAGTAAGGCCGCCGAACTGTCCGCCGGCCTCGTGCAGCAGGCCCGGAGCGAGGCGGACTCCCACCGGGAGAAGGCCGCGCTCCTGTCCGTCGCCGCCTGGCGCACCGCGTCCACCCAACAGGCACACGACAACCTGTTCGCCCGCTATCTGGCCGATGCCCCGTACGACGCGGTCCTGCCCGCGGGCGGGGAGGTCGCGGACACAGCGCTGGACGACTCCGGCGAGGTCGTGGCGGTACGCAACGTGGCGGGTGGGCTCACGGTGTGGCGTGTCGAGGCCGGCGGTCCCTCCCTGATCATCCGGATGGACGACGTATCGGCCGTCGCGGTCAGTCCTGACGGCACCCGGCTGGGTGTGGGCGGCGACGGCAACCGCATCAGGATCTGGGACCTGCGCAGGAACAGAACCCTGCTCACCCTGCGAGGCGCGACGAGCACCACCAGCACCGCTCAGGCAGTGGACGAACTGCGCTTCGACCGCACGGGACGCCGCCTGCTGACCCATCCTCCGCAGGACGACACGGCCCAGGTCTGGAACCTCGACCGACCCACCGCCGCGCCCCTCACCCTGGAACCGCTGCCCGAGGGATCACCCACCGGGTTCGTCTTCGACGCGGACGGCAGACACGTCGTGGCCTCCGACCCGGGGGCCTGGCCCCAGGGCGTCTGGGACGCGCGCTCCGGCCGCCGGATCGCCGTCCCCGGCTCGGCGGAGCCGAAGTTCGCCCCGGGCCCCCGCCCCGTGGGCACGACGTGTGCCGGCGGCACGTGGCGGCTGACCGACGTCTCCGCCGGCAGCCCCGACCCGCGTCTCTTCCAGGGCCTGCCCTGCGACACCGAGAACCTGACGACCGGCGAGTTGGTCGGCATCTCCGACCAGGTCGTCCTGGCACGCGACAACGCAGAGGTGACGGTGCACGACGCCGCCACCGGACAACGCCTTCTCGTCCTGGCCGAGGACGGTGCCAAGGGCAGCCGCACCCGCTACGCCCTGGCCGGCGCGAGCCGCCGCATGGCCTTCGCCCGCGGGACGGAAGTACTGGTGACCACTCCCCCGGCGCCCGGCTCCCTCTCGACCTCCGGCATCTTCGTCACCGGCCACGACGAGGAGGCCGCGCACTTCTCCCCGTCCGGCCGCCATCTGGTCACGGTGGGCGTCGGCGGGGCGGTCGCGGTCTGGGACCCGACGACCGGACGGCGGCGGGCTTCCGTCGGTGGCGGCGGGTACCAGAGGTCAGCGCGGCTTGCGTTCGACGCCGAGGAGAAGACGCTGGCCGTGAATGAGGCCTCCGCGCGGGCGGTCACGCTCTACAGCCTGCCCTCCCTCCGGGTACTACGGCGGATACACGTCGATCTGCCCCTCAGGGCGGCGCCCCAGGCCACGGAGCTCCGCAACCTGGGATTCACCCGGCACGGCCGCCTGGTCGCCCTGGTGGGAGGTGCCTTCTCGCAGTGGGACGTCACAACCGGCCGCAAGGTGGGCGAGACGCTGCTGTTCCGGGAGAACTCGGATGTCGAACGAGCCCGGTACGCGACCACGCTGGCAGCCGACCCGGCGTCCGAGCGCGTCGCCGTGACGACCCCCGACCTGCGCGGCGTGGAGGTCTGGGATCTCCGCCATCGACGGCGGGTCTCCGTGGTCCTGCCCCGTTTCCGCGCTCCGCTCGCCGATCGGAACGCCGTGCGGTTCAGCGGCGACGGCCGGCGTCTGCTGCTGATCGGCAAGGACGGCAGTGCGGAGGTGTGGGATGCCAAGGGTGACCACCGCGAGACCACCATCCCCCCGGACATCGCCCGTGCCACGATGTTCCTCTCGGGCGGCGACGAGACCGTCAGCGTCAGGCGGGACGTCGTCGAGCGATGGGGCCCGGGTGGACTCATAGCCCGAACCCGTATACCCGCAGCCGCTCACGTTCGGGCCGTCGTGCCCTCTCCCGACGGTGAGCATCTGTTGCTGAGTGTGCCGGTGAACACCGCTCAGGGGACCGAGCCGGGCTTCGGGACGACGGCCGTCTTCCAGCTGACACAGGCATCCGCCTCTGACTGGGCCGCCGAACTCTGCTCACACGTCACACGCGACATCTCCCGGGAGGACCTGAACACTATGCGGTACGGAATGCTGGAGCGGGTCTTTCTGGGGGTGACGGCGTGCGGCGAGCAGTGAGATCCCCGGCAACGGCGGCGGTGCTCTGCCTGACGCTGGTGACGGCGTGCGGAGCGTCGGAGGACAAGGCACAACCGGAGTCGAGCCCGTCCGTCTCCCTGTGGGGTACCGCGGGCCCGCCCGCGGGGAAGCCCCCGAAGGGCGGAACGGAGCCCTTCGACGCGGACCGGGCGGTGCTCCGCATCAAGCGCCTGGGATACACGGCCGACACCAAGGCCGGCACGTTGAAGAACCTCCGTGGACCCTTTCGCGCGATCCACGCCCACTGCTCCGGCAGCGTCGACGGGACATGCGTCTCCGTGTTCTTCTTCTACGGCAACGAGTACGCGGGGTACGACGTGCCCGCGGCCGCCCAATCAGCCATCGTCAGCCAGGACGGAGAGACGGTCACCCTGTCCTACCCCCGTTACCTGCCGACGGATCCGCAGTGCTGTCATTCCGGCGGCGAACGTGAGTACCGGGCGCGCTGGAAGGACGGCAAGGTGGTCTTCTCACCACCCCTGCCCGAGAATCCCAACTACCCGGACACGTGAACCGGGAGCGCCCTCCTTTGAGCTGGCCGGCGTCTGCTCTGCGACACGGGCGCGGGCGTGGACGCGCTGGGGAACAGGGGTGGCCGGGCTCGTCGGCTCGGTCGGCGAGCCCGGCCTGCGGGATGCCGGTCACCCTGCCTTTCGTCGGGTCAGTTGATGCGGACGATCTTCCAGAGCTGGTCGTCCACGTCGACGCTGTTCCACTGGACGACGGCAGCGCCGTCGGTGGTGGACGACTGGGCGACGCCCGCGACGAGGGCGCTGTTCACGTTGCGGAGTTTGTAGTAGCCATCGCCCGCGTCGGTGAGGGTCCACCTCTGGGAGGCGGCGCTGGAGGCGGTGTTCTGGACGACCGCGGCACCCGCGGTGCTGGAGGAGGCGCGGATGTCCAGGTTCAGGTTGCTGGTGACGTTCTTGACGGTCCAGACTCCGCTGCCGGCGGACTGGAAGGTGAACATCTGGCAGGCGCACGCGGAGTTGCGCCACTGCTGGGCGGCGGTGCCGGCGGTGGTCGATCCCTGGGGGATGTCGAGATACTTGCCGCTGTTCTTGTTGACCAGGACGTACTGCCCGGTGCCCAGCGGCGGCAGAGCGACCTGCGTCAGGTTCCACCGCTGGCACGCACAGCCGCTGCTCTCCCACTGGGCGGCGGCGGTGCCGACAGCGGTGGAGGCGTTGGGGATCTCGAGCAGTCTGCCCGTGATGCGGTTGGTGACGGTGTAGCCCCCGGCGGGGTGCGGGGCGACAGCCCACTCGTGGTCGAGGGTGCCGTTGTCGTCCCACTGCAGGACCCTCGCACCGTTGGCCGTGGACTGGTTCTCCACACCCAGAACCTTGCCGCTGGCGACATTGCGGACCTTGAAGAAGCCCGACGACTGCCGCTCGAAACGCCACTGCTGGTCAGTGGCGTCGGTGGAGTTCTGCTGAGTCGCGGTGGTGCCGTTGGTCGCGGTGCCACCGGCGATGGTGAGCTTCAGGCCGCTGCCCGCGTTCGACGCGGTGTAGGTGGCGCCGTCGGAGATCCCACCACCCAGGTCGATCGTGCTGTAGGTGACGGAGTTCAGACCGGTGGAGCGCAACAGGCCACCGCTCGTCACCAGCAGGCTGTGGCCGTCGGCCAGGGGAAGCAGGCCGCGGCTGTAACCGGGGGCGACGTTGGACTGGATGCGGGTCCAGGCGTTCGAGGCTCCGTTCTGGGTGTTGAGGAACAGGTCACCGGTGCTGTGGGCGGTCACGACGAGGGTGCCGTTCGGGCCGCCGGTGGGCAGCCAGGTGACGAAGGGGGCGCTGGTGGGAACGTTGCCGTCGGTCGACCTCAGCACCCGGCCGGTGGCGGTGCCGAACGCCTCAGGATCGGAGGAGACCTTGTAGTAGACGGCGAAATTCCCTTCCGGGGCACCGCCGTGCTCGTACGTCATGACGTAGTTGCCGTTGGGCAGCCGGGTGACCACCGGCATGCCGGGCCGGTCGCTGTAGGCGGGCGCCGCCACGTCGTCCACGACGGGGCCCCAGTTGCGGACGTCCGTGGAGACCTGGTGCACGATCTTCTGGCCGTGGTCGGGGTCGCGCTGGTCGGAGTAGTAGACGATCAGCTTGTTGCCGGAGACGAGGAAGAACGGTTCCCAGACGGGGGTGTAGCCGTTCTCGGCGTGCGCCTCGCCACCGGTGGCGATGTTGGTGACGAAGGTCCACGTCTGCCCGCGGTCGGTGCTGGCGTACAGGTCGATCTTGCTGCCTCCCCGGTCGGCGGGGACGGAGTCACCCGCCGCCAGGATGGTGCCGGCGGGAAAACCGCCCATGGCCCTGGGCAGTTCGAACAGCTCGGGCTGCCAGCGCATGCCCCAGCCGTTCTGGGTGTCGGCGACGTCGGAGATCTTCGTCCAGGACGTCCCGTTGTTGGTGCTGCGGTAGACCGGGAAGACGGGGCGGCTGTCGGTGTACTGCTCGAAGGTGGCGAGCATGGTGCCGTTGGCCGAGCCGTTGTGCTGTAGACGCAGCGCTCGCGGGTAGAGCGCGCCCGGGGCGGGCGCGCCCGCCGGCGGCGTGTACATCGTCTGCGAGGGGCTGGAGATGGCGCCCGCCGGGCCGGCGGCGGGCAGGACCAGTGTCCCCACCGCGACGATCAGCGCGAACAGTGCGGACAGGAGCGTGACGGTACGGGAACGTGGAGCGGCGCCCGGTATGGCGCCTGGCTGTACGGGGGACATAGTGCGGCTCCGATGAGGGGAGAGAGGTGGGTTTCGGTGCCCGTCGCCCCTGGACGGAGTCGGCGGGAGGCGACGGAGTTCGTCGGGCGCGTCGCCCGGGGATCGACCGGACGACACTGAACGGGCGCGGCATGCGAGCGATGCGCGGCGCGGCGCGCAGAGGGAAGGCGGAACTGGATGCCCAGGGCGTGTGGGGCCACGCCAGGGTGGTGGCATGGGGGCGGTGCCTCACTCGGTGCGCGGATCCGTCCGGCCCTCAGGGTCCTCGCACGGGTGGGTCACTCGCCGGTGGCGGTTCGGTGCCGGGCTTCTCGATGGCGTGGAGGTCGAGCAAGGCGCATGTCCGTCTCGTCGCCTGCCGCGGACACCGCGGTCACCGAGCGGTCCGAGGCCGGCTCACGGCCTGCCGCGTACATCGTTCCGGGGACGCGGCGACAAGCGGGGAACGGCCGAGGTGGGGCGCCCCGGCCTGTGAGTGCGCCGGGGCACCGGCATGCGGTGGGGTGGTGGGGTCAGTGGGAGCGCGGAGGTGCGGTCGAACCGCGGACGATCAGTTCGACGGGCGGGTCGTTCACCGGCGGCAGAGCGGTGTCGGGCCGCTCCATGGCGTGGACGAGGAGCCGGATCCCTTCGCTCGACGCGGCCTCGAAGGGCTGACGCACGGTGGTCAGGGGAGGAGAGACGTAGGCGAAGACGGGGTTGCCGTCTAAACCGACGACACTGACGTCCTCCGGCACCTGGCGCCCGGCTTCCCGCAGGGCATGGATCAGGCCGATGGCCATCTCGTCGCCCGCCGCGAACACCGCGGTCACCGAGCTGTCCGAGGCCAGCTCACGGCCCGCTGCGTAACCGGAGGCCGCAGACCAGTCACCGTTCAGAACCGGCGGTTCGTGCGCGTCACGGGCCGCCAGTGCCGCCCGCCATCCCTGGATGCGGTCCTTGGTGGCGTACCACCGCCGCGGCCCGGCGAGGTGATGGACGGTGGGATGCCCGAGGTCGAGCAGGTGTTCGGTTGCCGCGCGCGCCAGCTGATGGGCGCCCACGCCGACGGACAGTGTCCGGGCGGCAGCGAAGGCGGGGGGCGCTCCGAGGAACAGGACCGGCACGTCGACACCGAGCGGGACCTCTCCTTCGACGATGGGCTCGGAGACGACGACGCCGTCCACGCCCTGCTCCAGGAGTGATTCCACGGCGCCGGCGATGCTCCTCGGGTCGCCGTCCGGTGTGTTGACCACGCGCAGCGCGTAACCGGCGTCCCGTACGGCCTGCTCAATGCCCACGAGCAGGGAGGCGGTTCCGTATCCGGCGGTGCCCAGGGCGACCACACCGATGGAGCGGGTCCGTCCCGAGGCCAGCGCCCTGGCGGCATGGTTCAGCCGGTAGCCGAGCTCTTCGGCCGCCGCCAGGACGCGTCGGCGGGACTCGTCCGAGACGTAGGGCTCGTTGTTGAGGACCCGGGAAACCGTCTTGCGTGAGACGCCGGCCAGCCTGGCCACGTCCGCGCTGCGGGGCGCGGGGGAACCCACACCACGCTCCGCCTCTGCTGTCATGAAGTCTCCTCATGGCCGTGTGCCTACGTCGAGCGCGGTCAGTGACATGACCGCGCGGTCTGACCGCGCGGTCAAGGTCTACGCATCCATCGATCACCCGTCAAGGGTTCTCACAACGCCACTTGCCTCACGTGCGGCGGTCGTCAACGCCGAGGGCCGAGCGGAGCGAGGTGGCACACCTACCTGACGAAGGCGTATCCGATCCGCATAGCCGCAGCTCAGAGGCAGGATCCCCTTCCCCAGTGGTTCGATCGGCAGCCCGGCCGGCCCGGTCCGCCGCGCGCGTTGTGCGGCTTCCGGCCGGACCCGACCCGCCATGACTCGCCGAGCGCCAAGTCTTGACAGCGAGTCCACACAGCGTTCACGCTTCCTGGCGTCCGCCGATCGCACTTGTTCGATCGCGTTTGATTCTGGTCGATTCGACGACCGCCCCACCGCCGTACCCCCTTCCAGCTGACGTGCCGCGCTGGGCACCGCCAGCCCTGTCAGGAGTCGAAATGCACCATTCACCCCTCGGTCGGTCCATGTCTGGCACCAGCCGCCGCACCCTTCTCCGCGGACTCGGCGGAGCCGCGGCACTGGGTGCCGGCATCCCCCTCCTGAGTGCCTGCGCCGGCAGTTCCGCCTCGTCGGACACCAAGACCGTCACCGTCGGCTCCAACGCGTCCGACGCCGTCCCGAAGAAGGCGTACGGAGACGTCTACGCGGCCTTCACGAAGCAGTCCGGGATCGCGGTCGACATCAACACCAAGGACCACAACACGTTCCAGGAGTCGATCAACTCCTACCTCCAGGGCACGCCGGACGACGTGTTCCAGTGGTTCGCCGGCTACCGGATGCAGTTCTTCGCGGCCAAGGGGCTGGCCACCCCGATCGACGACGTGTGGAAGACGATCGGCGGCAACTTCCCCAGCGCCATGCACGACCTGAGCAAGGGGCGGGACGGCACGTACTACCTGGTGCCGCTGACGACGTCCCCGTGGGCGGTCTTCTACCGCAAGAGCGTCTTCCAGCAGTACGGCTACGAAGTCCCCACCACGTGGGACGCGTACGTCGCCCTGTGCAAGCAGATGAAGCAGGACGGGCTGGTCCCGATCGCCTTCGGCGACAAGGACGGCTGGCCGGCGATGGGCTCCTTCGACCAGATCAACGTCCGCCTCAACGGCTACGACTTCCACGTCGAGCTGATGGCGGGCAAGGCTTCGTGGACCGACGCGAAGGTCCGCAAGGTCTTCGACACCTGGGCCGAGACCCTTCCCTACCACCAGGAGGGCGCGGTCGGCCGTACCTGGCAGGACGCCGCCCAGACGCTGGCGGCGAAAAAGGCCGGCATGTACATGCTCGGCATGTTCGTGGCCCAGCAGTTCACCGACAAGGCGGCCCTGGACGACCTCGACTTCTTCGCCTTCCCCGAGATCGACCCGGCGTACGGGCAGGACACCGTCGAGGCGCCGACCGACGGCATCATGCTCAGCAAGGAGCCCAAGAACCACGCCGGCTCCGTCAAGCTGCTCGAGTTCCTGGGCACGGCCGAGGCCGAGGAGATCTACCTGAAGGCCGACCCGAGCCTGATCGCCGCCTCCTCCAAGGCCGACACCTCCGGCTACAGCGCCCTGCAGAAGAAGGCGTACGAGATGATCGGCGGCGCGAAGCACCTCACGCAGTTCATGGACCGCGACAGCCGGCCGGACTTCACCTCGACCGTAATGCAGCCGGCCCTGCAGAACTTCGTCCGCAACCCCAAGGACATCGACGGTCTGCTGTCCTCGATCGAGCGCCAGAAGAAGACGATCTTCGCGTCCGGCTGAGACCGGCCCTCCCTCCGAAGCGGATGAGCCACGACACCATGAGCTCCGAGACGACCACGAAGATCCCGGAGGCGGCCACCGCGCCGCCTCCGGGCACCACGACGCCGAAGCAGCGGGTCCCGCGGCGCCACCGGCGCCTGCTGACCCGCCGCGACCGGCTCACGCTCGGCCTGATGGCCGGCGTGCCGACGATCCTGCACGTGACCCTGGTCTGGGTCACCGCCCTCGCCTCCATCGCCCTGGCCTTCACCAGCTGGGACGGCATCGGCTTCGACTCCATCAAGTGGGTCGGACTCGACAACTTCACCCAACTGTTCAACGACAACCCGCAGTTCTGGCCGGCGGTCCAGCACAACGTCATCTGGTTCGTCGCGCTCATCCTGATCCCGACCCCGTTCGGGCTCTTCCTCGCGGTCCAGCTGGACAAGAGGATCCGCTTCAGCCGGGTCTACCAGACCGCCTACTTCCTGCCGGTCGTCGTGTCGCTGGCGGTCACCGGCTTCGTCTGGCAGCTCGTGTACAACCCCGACACGGGCCTGATCAACAGCCTCATCGGCGCCAACGAGCCCGGCCACTACATCGACTGGATCGGCGACCCGGACCTCAACCTCTGGGCCATCCTCATCGCCGCCTCCTGGCGGCACGCCGGTTACATGATGATCCTCTACCTGGCCGGCCTGAAAGGCGTCGACCCGGCCCTGCGGGAGGCCTCGTCGCTGGACGGCGCCAACGAGTGGCAGACGTTCAGGAACGTCGTCTTCCCGACCCTGCGCCCCACCAACACCGTCGTCCTCGTCGTGACGATCATCGAGGCGCTGCGCGCCTTCGACCTGGTCTTCGTCTTCAACAAGGGCGCCCAGGGCACCGAACTGCTCTCGATCCTGGTCACCAACAACATCATCGGCGAGTCCAGCCGCATCGGGTACGGCTCGGCCATCGCCGTCGTCCTCCTGGTGATCTCGCTCGTCGTGATCATCCCGTACCTGATCACAACCTTCCGCAAGGAGCGGCGCGCATGAGCACCCCCACCCTCGCGGCTCCACCGAAGCAGCGCACGCCCGTCCGCCCCGTCCGGATCCTGTTGCACACGTTCCTCGCCGTCACGGCCCTGGCCTGGCTCGCCCCGCTGCTGTGGGCCCTGTTCGCGGCGATGCGCCCGTACGCCGAGACCAGCGACAAGGGCTACGTCTCCTGGCCCGACGAGCTGAGCCTGGACAACTTCACCAGCGCCTTCACCCAGTCGGACATGCTGCACTACTTCGGGAACACGCTGCTGATCGCGGTCCCGGCCGTGCTGCTGACCCTGTTCCTGTCGTCGATGGTCGCCTTCTACGTCAGCCGCTTCGACTTCCGCGTGAACCTGTTCCTGCTCCTGGTCTTCACCGCGGGCAACCTGCTCCCGCAGCAGGTCATCATCACCCCGCTGTACCGGCTCTACCTGCTCATCGACCTGCCCGGCATCACCATGAGCGGCAAGCTGTACGACTCCGCGCTCGGCCTGGTCCTCATCCACGTGGCGTTCCAGTCGGGCTTCTGCGCCTTCGTACTGAGCAACTACATGCGCTCCCTCCCCCACGAGCTGACCGAGGCCGCCCTCGTCGACGGCGCCTCCGTGTGGCGGCTGTACTGGCAGATCGTGCTCCCGCTGTGCAAGCCCGCGATGGCCGCCCTGGCCACGCTGCTGTCCATCTGGATCTACAACGACTTCTTCTGGGCCATCGTGCTGATCTCCACCGGCGAGAACATGCCGATCACCTCCGCCCTGAACAACCTCTCCGGCCAGTACTTCACGGACCCCAACCTGGTCGCGGCCGGCGCCCTGCTCACCGCGATCCCCACGCTGATCGTGTACTTCGCGCTCCAGCGCCAGTTCGTCAGCGGCCTGACCCTGGGTGCCAACAAAGGCTGACGGCCCCACCAGTCATGACTCTCCTGCTACCTCCCGGAGCACCACCAGTGAGCACTGAACGCCGCCTCCGCCTGCCCGGTATCGCCTACGGCGGCGACTACAACCCCGAGCAGTGGCCCGAGGAGGTCTGGGCCGAGGACATGCGCCTGATGCGCGAGGCCGGGGTGACGATGGTCAGTGTCGGCATCTTCTCCTGGGCGCTGCTGGAACCCGCGGAAGGCGTCCACGACTTCTCCCGTATGGACCGCGTGCTGGACCTGCTCCAGCAGAACGGCATCGCCGCCGACCTCGCCACCCCGACCGCCGCCCCGCCCGCCTGGTTCTTCAGAGCCCACCCGGAGGCACTGCCGGTCGATCCCGACGGCCGCACCCTGTCCTACGGCAGCCGCCAGACCTTCTGCCCCAGCAGCCCCGCCTACCGCAAGGCGTCCCTGCGTATGGCGAACGTCCTCGCCGAGCGCTACGCCGACCACCCCGCCGTCGCGCTGTGGCACGTCCACAACGAGTACGGCTGCCACAACGCCGCCTGCTACTGCGACACAAGCGCGGAGGCGTTCCGCGACTGGCTGCGAGCGAAGTACGGCGGCGACCTGTCCGCACTCAACCACGCCTGGGGCACCGCCTTCTGGAGCCAGTGGTACTACGCGTGGGACGAGATCCTGCCGCCGCGCACCACCACGGCCCCTCCCAACCCCACCCACCGACTCGACTGGCGCCGGTTCTGTTCCGACGAACTGCTCTCGCTGTGCACCGCCGAGCGCGAGGTCCTGCGCCGGGCGGCTCCGGACATCCCGGCCACGACCAACTTCATGGTGCTGCCCACCTTCGACGCGCTCGACTACTGGCGCTGGGCACCCGAGTTGGACGTCCTCTCCAACGACCACTACCTGATGTCCGACGACCCCGAGCCCGAGATCGACATCGCACTCAGCGGCGACCTGATGCGGTCGCTGTCCGGCGGGCGTCCCTGGCTGCTCATGGAGCACTCCACGGGCGCCG carries:
- a CDS encoding ABC transporter substrate-binding protein — its product is MHHSPLGRSMSGTSRRTLLRGLGGAAALGAGIPLLSACAGSSASSDTKTVTVGSNASDAVPKKAYGDVYAAFTKQSGIAVDINTKDHNTFQESINSYLQGTPDDVFQWFAGYRMQFFAAKGLATPIDDVWKTIGGNFPSAMHDLSKGRDGTYYLVPLTTSPWAVFYRKSVFQQYGYEVPTTWDAYVALCKQMKQDGLVPIAFGDKDGWPAMGSFDQINVRLNGYDFHVELMAGKASWTDAKVRKVFDTWAETLPYHQEGAVGRTWQDAAQTLAAKKAGMYMLGMFVAQQFTDKAALDDLDFFAFPEIDPAYGQDTVEAPTDGIMLSKEPKNHAGSVKLLEFLGTAEAEEIYLKADPSLIAASSKADTSGYSALQKKAYEMIGGAKHLTQFMDRDSRPDFTSTVMQPALQNFVRNPKDIDGLLSSIERQKKTIFASG
- a CDS encoding LppP/LprE family lipoprotein gives rise to the protein MRSPATAAVLCLTLVTACGASEDKAQPESSPSVSLWGTAGPPAGKPPKGGTEPFDADRAVLRIKRLGYTADTKAGTLKNLRGPFRAIHAHCSGSVDGTCVSVFFFYGNEYAGYDVPAAAQSAIVSQDGETVTLSYPRYLPTDPQCCHSGGEREYRARWKDGKVVFSPPLPENPNYPDT
- a CDS encoding RICIN domain-containing protein; amino-acid sequence: MSPVQPGAIPGAAPRSRTVTLLSALFALIVAVGTLVLPAAGPAGAISSPSQTMYTPPAGAPAPGALYPRALRLQHNGSANGTMLATFEQYTDSRPVFPVYRSTNNGTSWTKISDVADTQNGWGMRWQPELFELPRAMGGFPAGTILAAGDSVPADRGGSKIDLYASTDRGQTWTFVTNIATGGEAHAENGYTPVWEPFFLVSGNKLIVYYSDQRDPDHGQKIVHQVSTDVRNWGPVVDDVAAPAYSDRPGMPVVTRLPNGNYVMTYEHGGAPEGNFAVYYKVSSDPEAFGTATGRVLRSTDGNVPTSAPFVTWLPTGGPNGTLVVTAHSTGDLFLNTQNGASNAWTRIQSNVAPGYSRGLLPLADGHSLLVTSGGLLRSTGLNSVTYSTIDLGGGISDGATYTASNAGSGLKLTIAGGTATNGTTATQQNSTDATDQQWRFERQSSGFFKVRNVASGKVLGVENQSTANGARVLQWDDNGTLDHEWAVAPHPAGGYTVTNRITGRLLEIPNASTAVGTAAAQWESSGCACQRWNLTQVALPPLGTGQYVLVNKNSGKYLDIPQGSTTAGTAAQQWRNSACACQMFTFQSAGSGVWTVKNVTSNLNLDIRASSSTAGAAVVQNTASSAASQRWTLTDAGDGYYKLRNVNSALVAGVAQSSTTDGAAVVQWNSVDVDDQLWKIVRIN
- a CDS encoding trypsin-like peptidase domain-containing protein; the encoded protein is MPGPVPNPGIARLWSRGAWAAPQGAGFLAGPRIVLTCAHVVSAVTGEREQSPLAVGLTVELDFPLAGRAARRQSARLITHLPVAEDGSGDIAVLALDEDPPPGAEPVRLLDVETVRGHPFRAFGFPAGDDEGVWSLGTIVDDRGRGWLQFESTSACEIRQGFSGTPLWDEHFMGVVGMVVATDGRFLQRAAYAITAGVLLDVHPELRRLAAPPSPFRGLESFREQDATHYFGRAEQIKALTETVTTSSIVPVIGVSGVGKSSLIHAGLVPRLRERGDYSIASLVPEPALGAELMLASALLPLLNTPDDVIKPLDRLEQVERLAGRLREGATAPVVRELLTRSGTAQLALIVDQFEMLFRCSPDAADALVDQLVVMTGWRTADGGPLVRLVFALRLDFLKAMQRFPVLGRVCEAAPVLVDRLAEDQLREVVLSPIASLHGAVRFEELLAERLLSDAGRSPGALPLLEFTLTLLWEQQRQGVLGHAAYEEIGRVAGALASHAERVVKERLGDVRDEVRRLFVQLVRPGDGGLDNPVDTGRVARRTELHPACWEAAQLLAVQRLVHLDRASDGVETVALAHEALLEHWPALRSWVDADRGFRNWQEHVRERVARWEHSGREHALLMRGSELRHAREHLRGRPDDISGSERAYLGASQEWRRRRRLRRAVAAAAVTAVMATLAGIGAHSVRGSKAAELSAGLVQQARSEADSHREKAALLSVAAWRTASTQQAHDNLFARYLADAPYDAVLPAGGEVADTALDDSGEVVAVRNVAGGLTVWRVEAGGPSLIIRMDDVSAVAVSPDGTRLGVGGDGNRIRIWDLRRNRTLLTLRGATSTTSTAQAVDELRFDRTGRRLLTHPPQDDTAQVWNLDRPTAAPLTLEPLPEGSPTGFVFDADGRHVVASDPGAWPQGVWDARSGRRIAVPGSAEPKFAPGPRPVGTTCAGGTWRLTDVSAGSPDPRLFQGLPCDTENLTTGELVGISDQVVLARDNAEVTVHDAATGQRLLVLAEDGAKGSRTRYALAGASRRMAFARGTEVLVTTPPAPGSLSTSGIFVTGHDEEAAHFSPSGRHLVTVGVGGAVAVWDPTTGRRRASVGGGGYQRSARLAFDAEEKTLAVNEASARAVTLYSLPSLRVLRRIHVDLPLRAAPQATELRNLGFTRHGRLVALVGGAFSQWDVTTGRKVGETLLFRENSDVERARYATTLAADPASERVAVTTPDLRGVEVWDLRHRRRVSVVLPRFRAPLADRNAVRFSGDGRRLLLIGKDGSAEVWDAKGDHRETTIPPDIARATMFLSGGDETVSVRRDVVERWGPGGLIARTRIPAAAHVRAVVPSPDGEHLLLSVPVNTAQGTEPGFGTTAVFQLTQASASDWAAELCSHVTRDISREDLNTMRYGMLERVFLGVTACGEQ
- a CDS encoding LacI family DNA-binding transcriptional regulator, which encodes MTAEAERGVGSPAPRSADVARLAGVSRKTVSRVLNNEPYVSDESRRRVLAAAEELGYRLNHAARALASGRTRSIGVVALGTAGYGTASLLVGIEQAVRDAGYALRVVNTPDGDPRSIAGAVESLLEQGVDGVVVSEPIVEGEVPLGVDVPVLFLGAPPAFAAARTLSVGVGAHQLARAATEHLLDLGHPTVHHLAGPRRWYATKDRIQGWRAALAARDAHEPPVLNGDWSAASGYAAGRELASDSSVTAVFAAGDEMAIGLIHALREAGRQVPEDVSVVGLDGNPVFAYVSPPLTTVRQPFEAASSEGIRLLVHAMERPDTALPPVNDPPVELIVRGSTAPPRSH